aatgacatagtcagacgactactccacgaactcattcattcgactgtcactgaatgtgtttactatgtgcagaaaaaaacataattagcattgtttatgttgatgtttaccgttgaaagtgcctcgcggatgaaaatcggactCAGCTCTATGTGAtacattactttactcatttgaaacgtgttcagatttttgatattttatcaatttgtaaaatgtgcataaataatCAATGACttatattcaactgaatattgactgtccagagccgactatgaatgtgtcggaagtgaactgacaaatgaaaaaaaattgacttcaccaaaaattttcaattattttacactctgatatacgtaccaaagtggaggcgatataggtacatacgagttttattttACGATTTCTCACGACATGAAAATAACATTATTACGgttaaacattaaaatataaaaaaaaaatcttaccagcaccaagtctcgaacatgcgatcttaagatttgcaggcggatactctaccactACAACAACTGCACATCTTGAGAGATggatttttgtccaacataaactacacaatttatatctttacaactgcttgaaacgTCTACAAGCCATttggactgaagtggtttcgattgtattgCGATTCACATAGACATTCGTTCACACTgatataggatattgcaaggaaTATTAATCATAATGAGTTTTTATTTACACAATTCCGACTGATTTTCACGACGGTAAGCCttatcgtatacgatgcattcaatacaatatttttcgacaataatctgacaaagtatgataaagctatgtccatttagaatccggaatcatttattgtattgcggCGGCACGGAAAGttaccgctgcaagaattcttttacagcggtttgtctacctaggcgcccacttgctgtggtataaatttcacgatgtttcgtgcagcgagtcaaaaattattccagatggaagccgaaaggaaagaaaaaaatctgcacactcacgttgataatcctgctcatcgacgatggaacctacgtcaaaatggatttcggacagcttcctagccagaAATTCTATatggcgacggcacgaggagtagttcctacgaagtttaagtttgctttttggacaaacttgcaaaaaaacagattattttggcaagggatgtgcagctgtggagcaaagacctaagtgtttgtgacgaataacacgatggactcgaagctgtacaaggaggaatgtctcaaaaaccgcggtctaccttccataaagcccataaaggtcccgtgaagttttgaccagatttggcgagttgccactacagccgtgaagtcatccagtggtaccgcgataataacgaagatttcatcgataaaatatATCAACACAACTGCCCAcaaataaatccacgcaactgcccacagctccggccaatcgagacattttgggcagtaatgaaacgGAAGCTTaataaaagtggaaaaacagctcgggacgtgACTCAGATGACcgaaatgtggaacaaatgtgccaaggaagttgacttcggaggtgtgcaacttttgatgaaaggaataaagaagaaggtgcgaattttcactagaaacaaaaagaaattatttgcattatatttttttccttacagcacagtaaattacctttgtttttatgtattaaccttatttgtacatcaatccgttaccgagatacagatgattttattattccggattctaaatgaacATAGCTTTATGGAATgcgatttagatttttgatggacgcaaatgcgactttatttgctgtttgttatacgatatgtggtttactgggaaggtagtaggaagaagaaaatagaatggggagagaaaatgaaagaaaaaaggatgaaagaagaaataagaaggattaaaagggaaataattataacgaagaaggaaaaataaagaagcaagaaggaaaaagaaagaaggaagaataaagcaaggaagaagaaagaatacaGAATGATAAAGAAAGGAATGAAgatgaaaataaaagaaaagggaaaaaagacaaaaaaagcagaaggaagaaaaaaggtgaTGGAAgacaaaatgaagaagaaagaaggaaagtggaagaaagaaaaagaaagaaggcaaTTTGTTGATTTTGAGTTTACTTCAAGATTGTCTGCAAATTTCTAGTTCTATCAGCTTACTAAACTAAACAATGATGTTCGTCCATAAAAATTTGAGAAAACTATgaagtgatttttattttttatcttctGGCTTTTTTAAGTGCCTTTGGTGGGGTTTCGGTCACCgtaaaacatttttatattttctggtttgttgatcaccgataaaaatcaacaaaccagaaaacatgaaaaaaaaatttttttagtgccactttaatttttttatctcCTGCCTTTTTTTAAAAGTGCCATTCTGTCTATGAAGAAATTCCAAGCCGAACACCCGGAGATTTGCATCGTCGAATCCGACAAAGGAAAGCAGATGGTAGTAATACTCCGAGGAGACTATGATACGAAGATGctcaaccctttcggccaaatgatcctttcagtcaaatgaccctttcagtcaaacgaccctttcggataAATAactctttcagccaaatgaaccttccagccaaatgaacctttaagccaaacgaccctttcggccaaatgtccttttcggtcaaacgactttttcggccaaatgaccctttcggccaaatggactgTTACCGCGATAAGGGTTTTCGAAATAGGGAATCAATGTTCTTGATTGGAGTTTGAAACTTTACAACATTTATTACTCCATCGAATATAAGAACAACGATATTCGGTGTGATGTGCTTTATTCTACGACTGGTAGACGACTAACTCAACTATCCTACGGCTTTAACATATACAGCGGGGAGATGAGAAGATAGAGAATTATCTAATTCGTACCTATGGATCGTATAATTTTCGACAGATCATCGGTGGATGCTGCGACGGGTTATCGAATATGAATGATGGAACGAGTACACTAGATCACTAGAAATCGAGCAGTTAGGCTGGCGCAGAAATTCACGTTATGCGTGAACATACCGGCCACCGTTAAAAAGGCGGGTTTTTAACTTCTATCTTAATCTATCGATAATAATTCAATGATCGTTAGCCTAACTATAACCTAGTATAGATATTAATAAGGACAAGTTATAATTATATCTTCGGAATTCACTTCAGATATGTTCGCTTCCCAGTTGTCACTGATGTACGATGGTTCGCGTGTCGATGAGTGTCCTAGTGAACTACTGCGTCTAACTTCGTTTGCTGTCGGGGCTTCCTATCGGGTTGTTTACCACTGATCGTACAATCGTCGACGGTAGCCACGTGCGTTTTCGGAACGACCTGTACCGTTCTCGGCTTAGTGTGTGTTGATGAAGCTGCTTCTTTCGTTACTTCGATCATGTTTCTCCTCGCGAGGCCATCGTCGTCGGCCGGTCATTCTCTGGAACAAAACATAGGCGgcttttttttaacaatatttgataatgaaaacaaaacttaaCTGGATTGGAGGCTACCGGCCTCCACGGGTCCTTTTACGGACGATGATCGTTGGCATCAAGCTACTGAGCGTAGTTGTGCGTCGAGGGATGAACCAGCGGTTATTTGCAGCGACATGACATCTTCCCGAGAAGTGGTGTATTCGAGTACAAGCTGAGCTAGCTTCTCTTGATCTTAGCCTTTCCTGTTGCAGAACCACAAGTCTCCCCGACATATAATGGATGCGATTGGATGCAGCATCAGATCGTTGATTAGCGGATAGCTCGTTGCTCGTCATCGCAGCAGACGTCGTCACCGCAGGGGATGAAACATTCCATTAGTTTTTTATATAACGTTGATAAACAAAGACTTACATGGATGGGAGGTCTTGCGACCCCCCAGTGTTGCGCAGTTGTAAATACTGCGATCGATGGAAGAGTACTAATTTTCATTAGGAACGTCAGTGGTAGGATCACCGCCAGGCTGCTGAATGGGTAAGACGCAGATCTTCGTAATGGCGCGTCGAAATTCACCGTCTCGTGTGCGGATTGTTACCACTCGAAtgtactgcctatgatcgcatatttgtaacaatcgacaaaagtaggcatgggagaaatggaaCGATGAAGTTTGTAATATGCATAAGTATGCAAATCtcaatgattttctgaaaattcccaaaaattgCACAAAAACTTTATCTAGTTGAAATCTTCGGTAGAAACATTTCCATTACATGGTATTTGAATGACAtctattttcgaatttttttgtacacaGCGCATGGCGTACTGGCAATAAAGTGTTACGGGTATGCGTTCACTTTGcttaatgttacaaaacaacttggtagttttttcgagtttttcggAACAAACTTTCTTATTTCACATGGTCAGCTGGAAGAACTAGCAATTTGCAGATGATTCATGAGCTTatctcaaaatcgacaaaaatgcaaatgttacaaatatgcgatcatgggcagtgtacTCGTCGTCCCCTCGAAATACCTGCGTCACTTGTCCTAATCTCCACTTGAGCGGTGGAAGGTTGTCGTCCTTCAATAGAACCATCGTACCCACCTTGATATTGTCGCGTTGCTGTGTCCACCGAGTTCGGGGTTGCAGTCCGGAAAGATAATCAGACTGCCACTGCTTCCAGATTCGACGGAGGTATTCCTGAGTCTGCTGATACCTATCTAGCCGGTTGATTGGTACTTCAGCCAGGCTTGGCTCCGGCACCGCGATGAGTGAACGATGGACCAGGAAATGCCCCGGAGTGAGCACCTCCAGATCATTGGGGTCTGAAGTCATCTGTGTAAGAGGGCGGGAGTTGAGACAGGCTTCAGCTTGAATGAGCAGGGTTAGAAATTCGTCCTGTGTTAGCACAATGTTGCCCAAAGTACTTCGAAGATGCTTCTTAAGCGACTTAACAGCCGCCTCCCAGAGCCCGCCAAAGCTAGGAGATCTTGGCGGTATGAACTTGAAGGCAATGCCGTCTTCAGCGCAACTACTAATTACGAGATGCTGATGATGTTGGGATCCAAAAAGACGAACAAGTTCGTCTAGCTCTCGTTTAGCTCCTCTATTCTAGTTCGGTTCAGTGCGTTATCGCACTCGATTAGTTGTGGTTTTCCCCTAAGACCCACGAAACGTCTCAGTGCAGCGATAAATGAACTGGTGGACAAATCTGCAACACATTCGACGTGAACTGCTTTTGTAACCATACAGACAAAGATGGCGACATAACACTTGATTGGTGCTCCTTTCCTAGTTGAGCGGCAGTAGAAGGGCCCACAGTAGTCGACACCAGAACGGAAGAAGGGCAGCGTTGGTGTGACACGTTCTGACGCCAATTCTCCCATCAACTGTTCCATAACTTTGGGTTTGCAGCGGAAACATCTTATACACGAGTGCACCACTTGTCGTGCTAGGTCACGGAGACAAAGTGGCCAGAATCGTTCCCGCACAGCTGCAGTAATCAGTTGAGGTCCAGCGTGAAGGTTGTTGAGATGAGAGAAGCTCAGAATTCGCTCAGTTAGCGGATGTTTGTCCGGCAGTATCATTGGATGTCGTTGATTTAACGGGACCGGTGCATTCCTCAGCCGGCCACCAACACGCAATATCCCATTAGCGAACCGTGGAGAAAGCGTTTTCAATCTTGAATTCTTTTTTACCTGTCCATCGCGAATTACATCGGCGATATCTTGAGAAAATCGTTCTTCCTGAGTTGTTAAGAATCCCGTGCGTCGCTCAGTACGGTTCACCGGGTTAGAGTTAAACCGAAATCTAAGGATTAAAGCTACGATCCTTGTTAATTTAGTGAACGACGAATAAAGCGAGAACAATTCGTTCGTTTGCCGCACTAGAGCTGGTAGTACAATGCTACGTTTTTCTAGTTGATCCGATGGAAAGTTTTTATCCATTCGACAAGTAAGCGATGGCCAAAACCGAGATGGTTGGCGAAGCCAATCTGGAACATTCCATGGAGCGAAATCCTTCAAATCATTCGGAGGCATTCCGCGAGAGATTACATCCGCTGGGTTTTCTAACCCGGGTACGTGCGCCCATATTCCGTTTGCAGTGATTTGTTGGATCTCTGACACCCGATTGGCAATGAAAGTTTTCCAACGGGACGGGCTTGAAGAAAGCCAGTGGTAGAAAGCCAGTGTAGTCGAATCagtccaaaagaaatgtttagCGTGCAGATCTGCGCTGGATTCAACCTTTTCGATCAGATGGCTAAGAAGTAACGCGGCAGAAAGCTCGAGACGTGGCAAGCTAATAGATGGATTTCTTTTCGAGTTTCCAAGTGGCGCAACCTTGGATTTTGCGGTTAGAAGGTTCACGAAAATATCTCCGTTCGAAGCGAGTGTCCTGACATAAATGCATGCACCATATGCACGAATGGACGCATCACAAAACCCATGCAATTCTACAGAGATTGCAGTGGGAGTAGCGACCCAACGGGGAATACTTATTGTTGCAATGTCCTGAAGATTGTCACGAAATTCCGTCCAGCGACGTTGAGCACACTCATCAAGTTCATCGTCCCATGTTCTACCTTCTCTCCACAACTCTTTCATGAACAGCTTTGCTTGGACTACAATTGGACCAACAAGTCCCAGAGGGTCAAAAAGCTGTGCGATATTCGAAAGTACGATGCGTTTCGCGATTGGGAAGGAGTTACTGTGCTTTGGTACTTCGAAACAGAATTCATCAGTGCTagtattccaatcgtaatcgacgagattctggtagatgcgattgaccgtgaaccaaaccgcgggctgttatggcagcctataatcatggagcacctaaatgacttcgaattggcggatgatgttgcactcctcgcgcaacggcgctctgatatgcagagtaagctcaacgaccttgccgagcgctcctcttcggcaggtttagtcatcaacgtcaacaaaaccaaatcgttggatgtgaacacggtgactccttccagtttcacagtagccgggcaaccagtggagaatgttgaaagcttccaatatcttggtagccaaatggcgtcagacggcggtaccaagatcgacataggcgcacggataaagaaagcaagggctgcctttgcgagtttaagaaatatctggaaa
The Armigeres subalbatus isolate Guangzhou_Male unplaced genomic scaffold, GZ_Asu_2 Contig813, whole genome shotgun sequence DNA segment above includes these coding regions:
- the LOC134204669 gene encoding uncharacterized protein LOC134204669, which encodes MKLIDNPDPRQPTYYLPHHCVVRPDSTTTKLRVVFDASCSTDTGVSLNDALMVGPQVQDDLVSITLRYRIPQFAIISDIEKMYRQIGMNSVDQQLQLILWKDSPSETMRTYQLTTVTYGTSSAPYLATKCLQTLAEIGSESHPAAAVVIGKNFYMDDLLTGASSIEEGQELVQQLNQLTNSAGLQLRKWASNNPQILQVVPDLQAKLFMKELWREGRTWDDELDECAQRRWTEFRDNLQDIATISIPRWVATPTAISVELHGFCDASIRAYGACIYVRTLASNGDIFVNLLTAKSKVAPLGNSKRNPSISLPRLELSAALLLSHLIEKVESSADLHAKHFFWTDSTTLAFYHWLSSSPSRWKTFIANRVSEIQQITANGIWAHVPGLENPADVISRGMPPNDLKDFAPWNVPDWLRQPSRFWPSLTCRMDKNFPSDQLEKRSIVLPALVRQTNELFSLYSSFTKLTRIVALILRFRFNSNPVNRTERRTGFLTTQEERFSQDIADVIRDGQVKKNSRLKTLSPRFANGILRVGGRLRNAPVPLNQRHPMILPDKHPLTERILSFSHLNNLHAGPQLITAAVRERFWPLCLRDLARQVVHSCIRCFRCKPKVMEQLMGELASERVTPTLPFFRSGVDYCGPFYCRSTRKGAPIKCYVAIFVCMVTKAVHVECVADLSTSSFIAALRRFNRGAKRELDELVRLFGSQHHQHLVISSCAEDGIAFKFIPPRSPSFGGLWEAAVKSLKKHLRSTLGNIVLTQDEFLTLLIQAEACLNSRPLTQMTSDPNDLEVLTPGHFLVHRSLIAVPEPSLAEVPINRLDRYQQTQEYLRRIWKQWQSDYLSGLQPRTRWTQQRDNIKVGTMVLLKDDNLPPLKWRLGQVTQVFRGDDEYTAHDRIFLTM